One genomic segment of Streptomyces sp. RerS4 includes these proteins:
- a CDS encoding ACP S-malonyltransferase has translation MTRPAENTADSPTTESSEPRTGTAIVFPGMGPASFAEVGKFLLLDPYARVRLAEADEVLGYSVFDRFRDAEEDYSVDFQIAFLVNSMALADRAVDTLGVTPTVCAGPSFGQKATAAFVGSLSFPEVVRLTAELARCEEEYFAGAYEDVVTHCFVRTPQDRLDEILAGFDDRGAWYDSSGRLDAGFHMLSVREKDLDALNAGISAAGGYSMYSMRPPVHAAAFSALRAKAEEEVFGAYTFADPSLPVVVDHDGSVIRDAAGMRTMMLDTFDRPIHWPSMVDSLKGLGVGTLYVTGPDNLFHRLDVTKDNFEVHAVGLPKKRARERERERALERSRATRVRRGA, from the coding sequence ATGACTCGTCCCGCCGAGAACACGGCCGACTCCCCCACCACCGAATCCTCAGAGCCGCGTACCGGGACCGCGATCGTATTCCCCGGAATGGGTCCCGCGTCGTTCGCCGAGGTCGGCAAATTCCTGCTGCTCGACCCGTACGCGCGGGTGCGTCTGGCGGAGGCCGACGAGGTGCTCGGATATTCGGTGTTCGATCGTTTCCGGGACGCCGAAGAGGACTATTCGGTCGATTTCCAGATCGCCTTCCTGGTGAACTCGATGGCGCTGGCGGACCGGGCCGTGGACACCCTCGGCGTCACCCCGACCGTCTGCGCCGGGCCGAGCTTCGGCCAGAAGGCGACCGCCGCCTTCGTCGGGTCGCTGTCCTTCCCCGAGGTCGTGCGACTCACCGCCGAGCTGGCCCGTTGCGAGGAGGAGTACTTCGCGGGCGCCTACGAGGACGTCGTCACCCACTGCTTCGTCCGTACCCCGCAGGACCGGCTGGACGAGATACTCGCCGGGTTCGACGACCGGGGCGCCTGGTACGACTCCTCGGGCCGGCTCGACGCGGGCTTCCACATGCTGTCCGTACGGGAGAAGGACCTCGACGCCCTCAACGCCGGCATCAGCGCGGCCGGCGGCTACTCCATGTACTCGATGCGGCCGCCCGTGCACGCGGCGGCGTTCTCGGCGCTGCGCGCGAAGGCGGAGGAGGAGGTCTTCGGCGCGTACACGTTCGCCGACCCCTCCCTTCCCGTGGTCGTCGACCACGACGGCAGCGTCATCCGCGACGCCGCCGGGATGCGCACGATGATGCTGGACACCTTCGACCGGCCGATCCACTGGCCGAGCATGGTGGACTCCCTCAAGGGGCTCGGTGTGGGCACCCTGTACGTGACCGGCCCCGACAACCTCTTCCACCGATTGGACGTCACCAAGGACAACTTCGAGGTGCACGCGGTGGGCCTGCCGAAGAAGCGGGCCCGCGAGCGCGAGCGCGAACGCGCGCTGGAGCGGTCCCGGGCGACGCGCGTGCGGCGCGGCGCCTGA
- a CDS encoding ABC transporter permease — protein MSTATSTATAPASGPAAGVPRELGPAPTGVRSVTRTFFFILWRDVFVTGRELPTFLAQVLVEPFFILFVFGKVLGELGFTGGGFQQVLLPGVVALNAFLVSLQNTALPLIIDFSWSKEIEDRLLAPIPTFLVAVEKLVFGMLRGIVASLLMIPMGFLVLDHASWPMDHFPATLGVLLMGALAGSTVGLTIGTLAPPRHISIVFAVTLTPLMFTGCTQFPWHGLAEVRWFQVLCAFNPLTYVSEGLRSLLLPPGGPGSIPVWVCVAALTAAILIFGAIGVKGFHRRAQD, from the coding sequence ATGAGCACCGCCACCTCCACCGCCACCGCACCGGCCTCCGGCCCGGCCGCCGGCGTCCCCCGGGAGCTGGGGCCCGCGCCCACCGGCGTCCGCTCGGTGACCCGTACGTTCTTCTTCATCCTGTGGCGGGACGTGTTCGTCACGGGCCGCGAGCTGCCGACCTTCCTGGCGCAGGTGCTCGTGGAGCCGTTCTTCATCCTGTTCGTCTTCGGCAAGGTCCTCGGCGAGCTCGGCTTCACCGGCGGCGGTTTCCAGCAGGTGCTGCTGCCGGGTGTGGTGGCGCTCAACGCCTTCCTGGTGAGCCTGCAGAACACGGCGCTCCCGCTGATCATCGACTTCTCCTGGAGCAAGGAGATCGAGGACCGCCTCCTGGCCCCGATCCCCACCTTCCTGGTGGCCGTCGAGAAGCTCGTCTTCGGCATGCTGCGCGGCATCGTCGCCTCGCTGCTGATGATCCCGATGGGCTTCCTCGTCCTCGACCACGCCTCGTGGCCCATGGACCACTTCCCGGCCACGCTGGGCGTGCTCCTGATGGGCGCGCTCGCCGGCAGCACGGTGGGTCTGACCATCGGCACGCTGGCCCCGCCGCGGCACATCAGCATCGTCTTCGCGGTGACGCTGACCCCGCTGATGTTCACCGGCTGCACCCAGTTCCCGTGGCACGGCCTGGCGGAGGTCCGCTGGTTCCAGGTGCTGTGCGCCTTCAACCCGCTGACCTACGTCAGCGAGGGCCTGCGCTCGCTGCTGCTGCCGCCCGGCGGCCCCGGCTCGATCCCGGTGTGGGTGTGCGTGGCGGCGCTGACCGCGGCGATCCTGATCTTCGGGGCGATCGGCGTCAAGGGCTTCCACCGCAGGGCCCAGGACTGA
- a CDS encoding ABC transporter ATP-binding protein translates to MDDLSFSVRRGEVFGFLGPNGAGKTTTIGILTTRVAPTAGRAFVQGVDVVAHPAQARRAFAVVPQRNNLDQSLTLRQNLTFHAGYHGMGRAERRRLADECLEWVGLGDRGKDRGDQLSGGQAQRVMIARALMHRPDVLFLDEPANGLDPQARLFIHERVSELSGRGVTTVLTTHDMDEAARLCDRVGIVDHGRLLALDTPQALMESLSGTACTITVRPAEAGGAVDVIRLLEKIEAVTRVERVEPPRGGDGADGADGAAGDVAADADAPVRLRLYSDAPTGALLPAAITTLAAANCDIKDIKVGTATLEDVFIALTGRELR, encoded by the coding sequence GTGGACGACCTGAGCTTCTCGGTCCGCCGGGGTGAGGTCTTCGGCTTCCTGGGGCCCAACGGAGCCGGCAAGACCACCACCATCGGCATCCTCACCACCCGCGTGGCCCCGACGGCGGGGCGCGCGTTCGTCCAGGGCGTGGACGTCGTGGCCCATCCCGCCCAAGCCCGCCGGGCCTTCGCCGTCGTACCGCAGCGCAACAACCTCGACCAGTCGCTCACCCTGCGGCAGAACCTGACCTTCCACGCCGGCTACCACGGCATGGGCCGGGCCGAACGGCGCCGGCTCGCCGACGAGTGCCTGGAGTGGGTGGGCCTCGGCGACCGCGGCAAGGACCGCGGTGACCAACTGTCCGGCGGCCAGGCCCAGCGCGTGATGATCGCCCGCGCGCTGATGCACCGGCCCGATGTCCTCTTCCTGGACGAGCCCGCCAATGGACTCGACCCGCAGGCCCGGCTGTTCATCCACGAGCGGGTGTCCGAGCTGAGCGGGCGCGGGGTGACCACCGTGCTCACCACCCATGACATGGACGAGGCCGCCCGGCTGTGCGACCGCGTCGGCATCGTGGACCACGGCCGGCTGCTCGCCCTGGACACCCCGCAGGCCCTCATGGAGAGCCTGAGCGGCACGGCCTGCACGATCACGGTCCGGCCGGCGGAGGCCGGCGGGGCCGTGGACGTCATCCGGCTGCTGGAGAAGATCGAGGCGGTGACGCGGGTGGAACGCGTCGAGCCGCCGCGCGGGGGCGACGGGGCGGACGGGGCGGACGGCGCGGCGGGCGATGTCGCCGCCGACGCGGACGCGCCCGTACGGCTCCGCCTCTACAGCGACGCGCCGACCGGCGCGCTGCTTCCGGCCGCCATCACCACCCTGGCGGCGGCGAACTGCGACATCAAGGACATCAAAGTGGGCACCGCGACACTGGAGGACGTCTTCATCGCGCTGACCGGTCGGGAGCTGCGATGA
- a CDS encoding sugar phosphate nucleotidyltransferase translates to MKALVLSGRSGTRPRPLPTTAEGQPHPEAGTPVLFHVLEGIADAGILDVGIVLGDGADEVRAAVGDGARFGVSVTYLPQRRSPGPAHALRCAREWLGEDDFVTHPGDTFALGGIGEQMEEFRTRRPAAQAVADRPGVYFFTDAVHRAVDAAPTAARDASDFPDLLRWLAEQGQEVVTGGAHTTGSAPITGCDHLTGCDHLTDSAVDHGRPQTRP, encoded by the coding sequence GTGAAAGCACTCGTCCTGTCGGGGAGATCCGGCACCCGTCCGCGCCCCCTGCCCACCACCGCCGAAGGGCAGCCGCATCCGGAGGCCGGCACACCCGTCCTGTTCCACGTCCTCGAAGGCATCGCCGACGCGGGCATCCTCGACGTCGGCATCGTCCTCGGTGACGGCGCCGACGAGGTCCGGGCGGCCGTCGGTGACGGCGCCCGCTTCGGCGTCAGCGTCACCTACCTCCCACAGCGCAGGTCGCCGGGTCCGGCCCACGCCCTGCGCTGCGCGCGGGAGTGGCTGGGCGAGGACGACTTCGTGACGCACCCCGGCGACACCTTCGCCCTGGGCGGGATCGGCGAGCAGATGGAGGAGTTCCGCACCCGACGCCCGGCGGCGCAGGCGGTGGCGGACCGGCCCGGCGTGTACTTCTTCACCGACGCCGTCCACCGGGCCGTCGACGCCGCCCCGACCGCCGCCCGCGACGCCTCCGACTTCCCGGACCTCCTGCGGTGGCTGGCCGAACAGGGCCAGGAGGTCGTCACCGGCGGCGCCCACACCACCGGCAGCGCCCCCATCACCGGCTGCGACCACCTCACCGGCTGCGACCACCTCACCGACAGTGCCGTCGACCACGGCAGGCCACAGACCCGTCCATGA
- a CDS encoding thioesterase domain-containing protein, producing MTHAHSRHPAGETTPDEVSLIQIRQPAVPSSYRMICFPSSRNSPLCYLAMAELLLPTVELIIVQYPSALAEEDLDPEAGTELVDKVFEAVRGWADRPFALFGHRLGAELAYAVGCRLERETFTAPLTLFVSGWTAPGHRGSLGPPPLDCRVVALAARNDPRATPSAVRSWRRSTSGRFDLEVFPGAQGYLMTYRREVVNIVHDQLISLGEADPD from the coding sequence ATGACCCATGCGCACAGCCGGCACCCCGCCGGGGAGACCACCCCCGACGAGGTCAGCCTGATCCAGATCCGGCAGCCCGCCGTTCCCAGCAGCTACCGGATGATCTGCTTCCCGAGCTCGCGGAACTCTCCGCTCTGCTACCTCGCGATGGCCGAATTGCTGCTCCCCACCGTGGAGTTGATCATCGTCCAGTACCCCTCCGCGCTCGCCGAGGAAGACCTCGACCCGGAGGCGGGCACGGAACTGGTCGACAAGGTCTTCGAGGCCGTACGGGGCTGGGCCGACCGCCCGTTCGCCCTGTTCGGGCACCGTCTCGGGGCCGAACTGGCCTACGCGGTGGGCTGTCGGCTCGAACGCGAGACGTTCACCGCGCCCCTGACCCTCTTCGTCTCCGGGTGGACCGCACCCGGCCACCGCGGCAGCCTCGGACCGCCACCGCTCGACTGCCGGGTCGTCGCCCTGGCGGCCCGGAACGACCCGCGCGCCACGCCGTCCGCCGTCCGGTCCTGGCGGCGCAGCACCTCCGGCCGGTTCGACCTGGAGGTCTTCCCCGGCGCCCAGGGATACCTGATGACCTACCGCCGGGAGGTGGTCAACATCGTCCACGACCAGCTGATCTCGCTCGGTGAAGCCGACCCCGACTGA